AGAACCGAGCCATTGCTAAATTACCGTCCCGAACGATGCTGTGGCCCCAGATGAATTCCACCTGTTCGTCCTGGGAAAGTGAAATCGGCATGGGAATGTCCAACTCGTAACACCAAATGGCATCTTTGGAAAGGTGGATAAAGCTCTCTAAATGTTGGTAACGACCATAATCGGGTTGCCTGGAACTCATCTAGATTCTAACCTCTAAGAATCTACGGTCACTGCCACAAAAAAAACATATTCAATTCCGATTCCGAAAATTTTCCGAATTCTCATCGAAAAATAGTCGATTCCGTTGACCAAATTACCCCTTTTATAGATAGTATTTCGAAATGGCGGATGCTTAAATTGAGCAGTTTTGTATCATATTTAAGCACAAGGATTCAATAATGTGCAATTCGTGCAGATTTTGGGCGTGATTTTAGACTCATATTGCTTAGAAACTCCACGAAACCCTTATATTTAGGTCGAAATGCCTTGGTATAAATCTTGCATCTTATTGGACACCAGATTACAACAATCAGACCGACCTCTGAAAGAAGGAGAATCAAATGCAGTTCGCAACCCCAAAATTTACTTCCGGAAAGGAAGTGGTTGAGTATGCCAAAAAAAATGGAGTCATTTTCTACGACTTCCGCTTCACGGATATCAAAGGAATGTGGCACCACGTTTCCTATTATGTGAATTCCGTTGATGAAGAAACATTTAAAGGGATTCCTTTTGATGGATCTTCCATTGCTCGTTGGCAGCCAATCAATGCTTCCGACATGCAATTACATCCAGAAATTTCTACGGCTTTTTTAGATCCGTTTACTGCTGACAAAACACTCGTTATGTTTTGCGACGTATGGGATATCTACAAAAAACAATACTACGAAAAATGCCCACGTTCCATTGCGAAAAAAGCATTAGCGTTCATGAACAAATCAGGAATTGCAGACACTGCCTATTTTGGTCCAGAAAATGAATTCTTTGTTTTTGACAGTTTGCGTGTTCGTGATGAAATCAACTGCCAATACTACGAATTAGATTCCAATGAAGGGATCTGGAACACTCACTCAGAAATTCCTGGAACGAACAATACAGGAAAAATCAACTTCAACTCTGGGCACCGACCTGGAACTAAAGGTGGATACTTCCCAGTGGCTCCGATCGACTCTCAAGTGGACCTTCGTGCTGAATTTGTAAAAACTTTGGAAGCCATCGGAATGGAAACATTCGTTGTGCATCATGAAGTAGCACAAGCACAAGGGGAAATTGGTGTTAAGTTTGGAACTTTGATTGAAGCTGCTGACAATGTTCAAAAGCTAAAATACATCGTTAAGATGGTGGCTCATAAACACGGAAAAACTGCGACTTTTATGCCAAAACCACTTTTTGGTGATAACGGTAACGGTATGCACGTTCACATCTCTCTTTGGAAAGGTGGAAAAAACCTTTTCGCTGGAGACAAATACCAAGGTCTTTCTGACTTCGCATTCAACTATGTTGGTGGAGTTTTAAAGTATGCTAGAGCTTGTGCTGCATTCACAAATGCATCCACTAACTCTTACAAACGACTCATTCCAGGATTTGAAGCTCCTTCCATTCTAGCATACTCTGCTCAGAACCGATCTGCTTCTTGCCGTATTCCGTTTGTTAGTGGCGAAAAAGCAAAACGTGTGGAGTTCCGATTCCCAGACTCAACAGCTAACCCATATTTGGCGTTTGCTTCCTTACTTATGGCAGGTATGGCTGGAGTATCAGAAAAAATCGATCCAGGTCCTGCACGTGAAGAAGATCTTTTCGAACTTTCTTTAGATGAAATCCGAGAAAAAGGAATTCGTCAAATGCCTCACACACTTCGTGAAGCTATGGAAGAAATGCTCGCTCAAAGAGAAATTTTCAAACAAGGTGATGTGTTTACAGAAAACTTTCTACAAACATACCAACACTACAAGTTTGAAACAGAAATTTGGCCATGGGAAGGTCGCCCTCACCCATACGAATTCCTCACTACTTACTCTTGTTAAGAGAAAAGGCCCCGGCAACCGTCGGGGCTTTTTTTTGTTTACCATTCTTATTCTCTTCAAAAAATGACAAAAGAACTAAAGATTTAGTTCTACCAAACGATCTAAGGTTATAGGGCGAGGTAGCTCAGATGGTTAGAGCACAGGATTCATAACCCTGAGGTCACGGGTTCGACTCCCGTCTTCGCTACCAAAGATCGAGAGGACAAGGTATGAAAAAAACAAACCGTTTGTTTTCAATTATGGCTCTGGTGTTATTTACTGGATCCATCCAAGCAGCTGATTTTCCTAAATGTAAAGAGGCTTGCGATAAGTTTTATAGCTGTACAGTGCAAGTGAACCCAAATGCTTCCGAAGAGCAAAAAAACACACTCCGACGCGGCTGCGAATTCAATTGCAACCGTCCAAAATACTACAATAAAATTGCAGGTTGCCTTTCAAGTGGCGATTCTTGTAAAGCTTTCTCGTCTTGCATTATGAAAGAAATGCAAGGCAACAAATAACAAAACAAGTTTAGTTCTAATAACTAGCAAAGGGTAAGACTGTGATACAGTTCTTACCCTTTGCTTATGCAGAAAACAAAAGAAACCGACTTAGTTGTCGGTTCCGGTTTTTTGTGTGATTTGTTTGGAGAGAGATTTGGCTTCGTCCAATCGAAGAGAGAGGATTTTCGATATCCCTGGTTCTTCGTTGGTGACACCAAAGATAGCATTGGCTCGGGAAATCGTAGACTGCGCGTGAGACACCACAATGAATTGTGTTTTGTCCTTGAACCGATCCAAAATTTGGCAGAACCGAAGTT
Above is a window of Leptospira wolbachii serovar Codice str. CDC DNA encoding:
- the glnA gene encoding type I glutamate--ammonia ligase: MQFATPKFTSGKEVVEYAKKNGVIFYDFRFTDIKGMWHHVSYYVNSVDEETFKGIPFDGSSIARWQPINASDMQLHPEISTAFLDPFTADKTLVMFCDVWDIYKKQYYEKCPRSIAKKALAFMNKSGIADTAYFGPENEFFVFDSLRVRDEINCQYYELDSNEGIWNTHSEIPGTNNTGKINFNSGHRPGTKGGYFPVAPIDSQVDLRAEFVKTLEAIGMETFVVHHEVAQAQGEIGVKFGTLIEAADNVQKLKYIVKMVAHKHGKTATFMPKPLFGDNGNGMHVHISLWKGGKNLFAGDKYQGLSDFAFNYVGGVLKYARACAAFTNASTNSYKRLIPGFEAPSILAYSAQNRSASCRIPFVSGEKAKRVEFRFPDSTANPYLAFASLLMAGMAGVSEKIDPGPAREEDLFELSLDEIREKGIRQMPHTLREAMEEMLAQREIFKQGDVFTENFLQTYQHYKFETEIWPWEGRPHPYEFLTTYSC
- a CDS encoding Cys-rich protein; translated protein: MKKTNRLFSIMALVLFTGSIQAADFPKCKEACDKFYSCTVQVNPNASEEQKNTLRRGCEFNCNRPKYYNKIAGCLSSGDSCKAFSSCIMKEMQGNK